The following proteins are encoded in a genomic region of Limanda limanda chromosome 22, fLimLim1.1, whole genome shotgun sequence:
- the si:dkey-19b23.8 gene encoding uncharacterized protein si:dkey-19b23.8, translating into MKLLSIRRRKADERKTTPAASASADVSSERTMSLSTFHLVQTLKNSPAAFRRRFRRDRTESLSHGDPLFKVHYLGTEKIFSLDREQAQDAISHLLDGIANGKKLSKDHALVVRPRYVEVKELSTGRQLTKTYLQDIAYCAADATRPNVFLYICKHQGQQLQCRVFWCSRAERARDMTACLAHSFQQALSDLQQDGSATLTPGEAKGKRGEESSNSPTLSKSSTLPPSLGKVRWKKRGSVSRSPLRAITRRGSASDSWN; encoded by the exons ATGAAACTTCTCTCCATTCGTAGGAGAAAGGCGGACGAGAGGAAGACGACCCCGGCTGCTTCCGCCTCGGCCGACGTCTCCTCCGAACGCACCATGTCCCTCAGCACTTTCCACCTCGTGCAAACGCTAAAGAACTCGCCCGCCGCCTTCCGCCGCCGCTTCCGCCGCGACCGCACCGAGTCCCTGTCCCACGGCGACCCGCTCTTCAAGGTCCACTACCTGGGCACGGAGAAGATCTTCTCCCTGGACCGAGAGCAGGCCCAGGACGCCATCAGCCACCTGCTGGACGGCATCGCCAACGGCAAGAAGCTGAGCAAGGACCACGCCCTGGTGGTGCGCCCGCGCTACGTGGAGGTCAAGGAGCTGAGCACCGGGCGGCAGCTCACCAAGAcgtacctgcaggacatcgcCTACTGCGCCGCCGACGCCACCCGGCCCAACGTCTTCCTGTACATCTGCAAGCACCAGGGCCAGCAGCTGCAGTGCCGGGTGTTCTGGTGCAGCCGGGCGGAGCGGGCGCGGGACATGACGGCGTGCCTGGCCCACTCCTTCCAGCAGGCGCTCAGCGACCTGCAGCAGGACGGCTCGGCCACGCTGACGCCCGGGGAGGCCAAGGGGAAACGGGGGGAGGAGTCGTCCAACTCGCCCACCCTCAGCAAGAGCTCCACCCTACCACCCAGTCTGGGGAAAG ttCGCTGGAAGAAGCGCGGCTCCGTGTCACGCAGCCCCCTGAGGGCCATCACCAGGAGAGGCTCCGCCTCCGACAGCTGGAACTGA